A genomic window from Anthonomus grandis grandis chromosome 2, icAntGran1.3, whole genome shotgun sequence includes:
- the LOC126749595 gene encoding proline-rich protein 36-like isoform X7 — protein MGLPRRWSFVLVQVISLYSLCIFNFVDTKAAVVSETPHLLQVPRQQHVVDASPDAVSPAPNAPLSVNPNTDDVTPAANPVGDIPASSAVNPKEMPHLLQVRRQQHVASANPDDVSPAPSALSSGNANPNDDLPAPSGPPLGNPNPADAIPNLAASSGTNPKELPHLLQVPRQQHVAGTNPDDVSLASSGSPLGNPNPAGAIPNLAASSGTNPKVLPHLLQVPRQQHVAGTNPYDATPNLAASSGTNLKELPHLLQVPRQQHVAGTNLDDVSLAPSGPPLGNPNPADATTNLAASSGTNPKELPHQLQVPRQQHVAGTNADDVALAPRGPLLGNSNPADATPNLAASSGTNPKELSHLLQVPRQQHVAGTSPDGNANPGDDLPVSSGPPLGNPNPSDSTPNLVASSGTNPEELPHLLQVPRQQHVADVSLAPSALPSGNPNPNEGSFASSAPLLGNANPGDDLPAPSGPPLGNPNLADAPLAPSGSPLESANLADAPPSPNAPLLGNPNPAGDQNSVALENIKQMSQQLHVRRHHHVAGPTLSDASPGPSAPSLGNSNLSGDDNSVALQNIKDSLQALTEDIHSLRRFTQKAILKVLSLSKTGFIILTKMLKSGS, from the exons ATGGGGCTACCTAGAAGATGGTCGTTCGTGTTAGTGCAAGTTATTTCTTTGTACAGTCTTtgcattttcaattttgttgatACTAAAGCAGCAGTTGTGAGTG aaacgCCTCACCTACTCCAAGTACCTCGCCAGCAGCACGTAGTAGATGCTAGCCCAGACG ctGTTTCACCTGCTCCTAATGCTCCTCTATCAGTAAATCCTAACACGGACG atgtcaCACCTGCAGCAAATCCTGTAG GTGACATACCTGCCTCATCTGCAGTAAATCCTAAAG AGATGCCTCACCTACTCCAAGTACGTCGCCAGCAGCACGTAGCAAGTGCTAACCCGGACG acGTTTCTCCTGCTCCGAGTGCTCTCTCATCTGGAAATGCTAACCCGAATG atGACCTACCTGCTCCGAGTGGTCCTCCATTAGGAAACCCAAATCCGGCAG atgCCATACCTAATCTGGCCGCCTCATCTGGAACAAATCCTAAAG AGTTGCCGCATCTACTCCAAGTACCACGACAGCAGCACGTAGCAGGTACTAACCCGGATG ATGTTTCACTTGCTTCGAGTGGTTCTCCATTAGGAAACCCAAATCCGGCAG gtgcCATACCTAATCTGGCCGCCTCATCTGGAACAAATCCTAAAG tgttgccgCATCTACTCCAAGTACCACGCCAGCAGCACGTAGCAGGTACTAATCCGTATG ATGCCACACCTAATCTGGCCGCCTCATCTGGAACAAATCTTAAAG aGTTGCCGCATCTACTCCAAGTACCACGACAGCAGCACGTAGCAGGTACTAACCTGGATG ATGTTTCACTTGCTCCGAGTGGTCCTCCATTAGGAAACCCAAATCCGGCAG ATGCCACAACTAATCTGGCCGCTTCATCTGGAACAAATCCTAAAG aGTTGCCGCACCAACTCCAAGTACCACGCCAGCAGCACGTAGCAGGTACTAACGCGGATG ATGTTGCACTTGCTCCGAGGGGTCCTTTATTAGGAAACTCAAATCCGGCAG atgccACACCTAATCTGGCCGCTTCATCTGGAACAAATCCTAAAG aGTTGTCGCACCTACTCCAAGTACCACGCCAGCAGCACGTAGCAGGTACTAGCCCGGATG GAAATGCTAACCCAGGCG ATGATCTACCTGTTTCAAGTGGTCCTCCATTAGGAAACCCAAATCCGTCAG ATTCCACACCTAATCTGGTAGCCTCATCTGGAACAAATCCTGAAG agttgCCGCATCTACTCCAAGTACCACGCCAGCAGCACGTAGCAG atGTTTCACTTGCCCCGAGTGCTCTTCCATCTGGAAATCCTAACCCGAATG AGGGTTCATTCGCTTCAAGTGCTCCTTTATTAGGAAATGCTAACCCAGGCG atgaTCTACCTGCTCCGAGTGGTCCTCCATTAGGAAATCCTAATCTGGCCG atgctCCATTAGCTCCAAGTGGATCTCCATTAGAAAGTGCTAACCTGGCCG atGCTCCACCTTCTCCAAATGCTCCTTTATTGGGAAATCCTAACCCAGCTG gcgACCAGAACTCAGTGGCATTAGAAAATATCAAAC aGATGTCCCAGCAACTCCATGTTCGTCGTCATCATCACGTGGCTGGTCCCACCCTTAGCG atgcTTCACCTGGTCCAAGTGCTCCTTCATTAGGAAATTCGAACCTGAGTG gcgACGACAACTCTGTGGCTTTACAAAATATCAAAG
- the LOC126749595 gene encoding uncharacterized protein LOC126749595 isoform X34, translating to MGLPRRWSFVLVQVISLYSLCIFNFVDTKAAVVSETPHLLQVPRQQHVVDASPDAVSPAPNAPLSVNPNTDDVTPAANPVGDIPASSAVNPKEMPHLLQVRRQQHVASANPDDVSPAPSALSSGNANPNDDLPAPSGPPLGNPNPADAIPNLAASSGTNPKELPHLLQVPRQQHVAGTNPDDVSLASSGSPLGNPNPAGAIPNLAASSGTNPKVLPHLLQVPRQQHVAGTNPYDATPNLAASSGTNLKELPHLLQVPRQQHVAGTNLDDVSLAPSGPPLGNPNPADATTNLAASSGTNPKELPHQLQVPRQQHVAGTNADDVALAPRGPLLGNSNPADATPNLAASSGTNPKELSHLLQVPRQQHVAGTSPDEGSSAPNAPLLGNANPGDDLPAPSGPPLGNPNLAAPSGSPLESANLADAPPSPNAPLLGNPNPAGDQNSVALENIKQMSQQLHVRRHHHVAGPTLSDASPGPSAPSLGNSNLSGDDNSVALQNIKDSLQALTEDIHSLRRFTQKAILKVLSLSKTGFIILTKMLKSGS from the exons ATGGGGCTACCTAGAAGATGGTCGTTCGTGTTAGTGCAAGTTATTTCTTTGTACAGTCTTtgcattttcaattttgttgatACTAAAGCAGCAGTTGTGAGTG aaacgCCTCACCTACTCCAAGTACCTCGCCAGCAGCACGTAGTAGATGCTAGCCCAGACG ctGTTTCACCTGCTCCTAATGCTCCTCTATCAGTAAATCCTAACACGGACG atgtcaCACCTGCAGCAAATCCTGTAG GTGACATACCTGCCTCATCTGCAGTAAATCCTAAAG AGATGCCTCACCTACTCCAAGTACGTCGCCAGCAGCACGTAGCAAGTGCTAACCCGGACG acGTTTCTCCTGCTCCGAGTGCTCTCTCATCTGGAAATGCTAACCCGAATG atGACCTACCTGCTCCGAGTGGTCCTCCATTAGGAAACCCAAATCCGGCAG atgCCATACCTAATCTGGCCGCCTCATCTGGAACAAATCCTAAAG AGTTGCCGCATCTACTCCAAGTACCACGACAGCAGCACGTAGCAGGTACTAACCCGGATG ATGTTTCACTTGCTTCGAGTGGTTCTCCATTAGGAAACCCAAATCCGGCAG gtgcCATACCTAATCTGGCCGCCTCATCTGGAACAAATCCTAAAG tgttgccgCATCTACTCCAAGTACCACGCCAGCAGCACGTAGCAGGTACTAATCCGTATG ATGCCACACCTAATCTGGCCGCCTCATCTGGAACAAATCTTAAAG aGTTGCCGCATCTACTCCAAGTACCACGACAGCAGCACGTAGCAGGTACTAACCTGGATG ATGTTTCACTTGCTCCGAGTGGTCCTCCATTAGGAAACCCAAATCCGGCAG ATGCCACAACTAATCTGGCCGCTTCATCTGGAACAAATCCTAAAG aGTTGCCGCACCAACTCCAAGTACCACGCCAGCAGCACGTAGCAGGTACTAACGCGGATG ATGTTGCACTTGCTCCGAGGGGTCCTTTATTAGGAAACTCAAATCCGGCAG atgccACACCTAATCTGGCCGCTTCATCTGGAACAAATCCTAAAG aGTTGTCGCACCTACTCCAAGTACCACGCCAGCAGCACGTAGCAGGTACTAGCCCGGATG AGGGTTCATCCGCTCCAAATGCTCCTTTATTAGGAAATGCTAACCCAGGCG atgaTCTACCTGCTCCGAGTGGTCCTCCATTAGGAAATCCTAATCTGGCCG CTCCAAGTGGATCTCCATTAGAAAGTGCTAACCTGGCCG atGCTCCACCTTCTCCAAATGCTCCTTTATTGGGAAATCCTAACCCAGCTG gcgACCAGAACTCAGTGGCATTAGAAAATATCAAAC aGATGTCCCAGCAACTCCATGTTCGTCGTCATCATCACGTGGCTGGTCCCACCCTTAGCG atgcTTCACCTGGTCCAAGTGCTCCTTCATTAGGAAATTCGAACCTGAGTG gcgACGACAACTCTGTGGCTTTACAAAATATCAAAG
- the LOC126749595 gene encoding basic proline-rich protein-like isoform X3 encodes MGLPRRWSFVLVQVISLYSLCIFNFVDTKAAVVSETPHLLQVPRQQHVVDASPDAVSPAPNAPLSVNPNTDDVTPAANPVGDIPASSAVNPKEMPHLLQVRRQQHVASANPDDVSPAPSALSSGNANPNDDLPAPSGPPLGNPNPADAIPNLAASSGTNPKELPHLLQVPRQQHVAGTNPDDVSLASSGSPLGNPNPAGAIPNLAASSGTNPKVLPHLLQVPRQQHVAGTNPYDATPNLAASSGTNLKELPHLLQVPRQQHVAGTNLDDVSLAPSGPPLGNPNPADATTNLAASSGTNPKELPHQLQVPRQQHVAGTNADDVALAPRGPLLGNSNPADATPNLAASSGTNPKELSHLLQVPRQQHVAGTSPDEGSSAPNAPLLGNANPGDDLPVSSGPPLGNPNPSDSTPNLVASSGTNPEELPHLLQVPRQQHVADVSLAPSALPSGNPNPNEGSFASSAPLLGNANPGDDLPAPSGPPLGNPNLAAPSGSPLESANLADAPPSPNAPLLGNPNPAGDQNSVALENIKQMSQQLHVRRHHHVAGPTLSDASPGPSAPSLGNSNLSGDDNSVALQNIKDSLQALTEDIHSLRRFTQKAILKVLSLSKTGFIILTKMLKSGS; translated from the exons ATGGGGCTACCTAGAAGATGGTCGTTCGTGTTAGTGCAAGTTATTTCTTTGTACAGTCTTtgcattttcaattttgttgatACTAAAGCAGCAGTTGTGAGTG aaacgCCTCACCTACTCCAAGTACCTCGCCAGCAGCACGTAGTAGATGCTAGCCCAGACG ctGTTTCACCTGCTCCTAATGCTCCTCTATCAGTAAATCCTAACACGGACG atgtcaCACCTGCAGCAAATCCTGTAG GTGACATACCTGCCTCATCTGCAGTAAATCCTAAAG AGATGCCTCACCTACTCCAAGTACGTCGCCAGCAGCACGTAGCAAGTGCTAACCCGGACG acGTTTCTCCTGCTCCGAGTGCTCTCTCATCTGGAAATGCTAACCCGAATG atGACCTACCTGCTCCGAGTGGTCCTCCATTAGGAAACCCAAATCCGGCAG atgCCATACCTAATCTGGCCGCCTCATCTGGAACAAATCCTAAAG AGTTGCCGCATCTACTCCAAGTACCACGACAGCAGCACGTAGCAGGTACTAACCCGGATG ATGTTTCACTTGCTTCGAGTGGTTCTCCATTAGGAAACCCAAATCCGGCAG gtgcCATACCTAATCTGGCCGCCTCATCTGGAACAAATCCTAAAG tgttgccgCATCTACTCCAAGTACCACGCCAGCAGCACGTAGCAGGTACTAATCCGTATG ATGCCACACCTAATCTGGCCGCCTCATCTGGAACAAATCTTAAAG aGTTGCCGCATCTACTCCAAGTACCACGACAGCAGCACGTAGCAGGTACTAACCTGGATG ATGTTTCACTTGCTCCGAGTGGTCCTCCATTAGGAAACCCAAATCCGGCAG ATGCCACAACTAATCTGGCCGCTTCATCTGGAACAAATCCTAAAG aGTTGCCGCACCAACTCCAAGTACCACGCCAGCAGCACGTAGCAGGTACTAACGCGGATG ATGTTGCACTTGCTCCGAGGGGTCCTTTATTAGGAAACTCAAATCCGGCAG atgccACACCTAATCTGGCCGCTTCATCTGGAACAAATCCTAAAG aGTTGTCGCACCTACTCCAAGTACCACGCCAGCAGCACGTAGCAGGTACTAGCCCGGATG AGGGTTCATCCGCTCCAAATGCTCCTTTATTAGGAAATGCTAACCCAGGCG ATGATCTACCTGTTTCAAGTGGTCCTCCATTAGGAAACCCAAATCCGTCAG ATTCCACACCTAATCTGGTAGCCTCATCTGGAACAAATCCTGAAG agttgCCGCATCTACTCCAAGTACCACGCCAGCAGCACGTAGCAG atGTTTCACTTGCCCCGAGTGCTCTTCCATCTGGAAATCCTAACCCGAATG AGGGTTCATTCGCTTCAAGTGCTCCTTTATTAGGAAATGCTAACCCAGGCG atgaTCTACCTGCTCCGAGTGGTCCTCCATTAGGAAATCCTAATCTGGCCG CTCCAAGTGGATCTCCATTAGAAAGTGCTAACCTGGCCG atGCTCCACCTTCTCCAAATGCTCCTTTATTGGGAAATCCTAACCCAGCTG gcgACCAGAACTCAGTGGCATTAGAAAATATCAAAC aGATGTCCCAGCAACTCCATGTTCGTCGTCATCATCACGTGGCTGGTCCCACCCTTAGCG atgcTTCACCTGGTCCAAGTGCTCCTTCATTAGGAAATTCGAACCTGAGTG gcgACGACAACTCTGTGGCTTTACAAAATATCAAAG
- the LOC126749595 gene encoding proline-rich protein 36-like isoform X1: MGLPRRWSFVLVQVISLYSLCIFNFVDTKAAVVSETPHLLQVPRQQHVVDASPDAVSPAPNAPLSVNPNTDDVTPAANPVGDIPASSAVNPKEMPHLLQVRRQQHVASANPDDVSPAPSALSSGNANPNDDLPAPSGPPLGNPNPADAIPNLAASSGTNPKELPHLLQVPRQQHVAGTNPDDVSLASSGSPLGNPNPAGAIPNLAASSGTNPKVLPHLLQVPRQQHVAGTNPYDATPNLAASSGTNLKELPHLLQVPRQQHVAGTNLDDVSLAPSGPPLGNPNPADATTNLAASSGTNPKELPHQLQVPRQQHVAGTNADDVALAPRGPLLGNSNPADATPNLAASSGTNPKELSHLLQVPRQQHVAGTSPDEGSSAPNAPLLGNANPGDDLPVSSGPPLGNPNPSDSTPNLVASSGTNPEELPHLLQVPRQQHVADVSLAPSALPSGNPNPNEGSFASSAPLLGNANPGDDLPAPSGPPLGNPNLADAPLAPSGSPLESANLADAPPSPNAPLLGNPNPAGDQNSVALENIKQMSQQLHVRRHHHVAGPTLSDASPGPSAPSLGNSNLSGDDNSVALQNIKDSLQALTEDIHSLRRFTQKAILKVLSLSKTGFIILTKMLKSGS; this comes from the exons ATGGGGCTACCTAGAAGATGGTCGTTCGTGTTAGTGCAAGTTATTTCTTTGTACAGTCTTtgcattttcaattttgttgatACTAAAGCAGCAGTTGTGAGTG aaacgCCTCACCTACTCCAAGTACCTCGCCAGCAGCACGTAGTAGATGCTAGCCCAGACG ctGTTTCACCTGCTCCTAATGCTCCTCTATCAGTAAATCCTAACACGGACG atgtcaCACCTGCAGCAAATCCTGTAG GTGACATACCTGCCTCATCTGCAGTAAATCCTAAAG AGATGCCTCACCTACTCCAAGTACGTCGCCAGCAGCACGTAGCAAGTGCTAACCCGGACG acGTTTCTCCTGCTCCGAGTGCTCTCTCATCTGGAAATGCTAACCCGAATG atGACCTACCTGCTCCGAGTGGTCCTCCATTAGGAAACCCAAATCCGGCAG atgCCATACCTAATCTGGCCGCCTCATCTGGAACAAATCCTAAAG AGTTGCCGCATCTACTCCAAGTACCACGACAGCAGCACGTAGCAGGTACTAACCCGGATG ATGTTTCACTTGCTTCGAGTGGTTCTCCATTAGGAAACCCAAATCCGGCAG gtgcCATACCTAATCTGGCCGCCTCATCTGGAACAAATCCTAAAG tgttgccgCATCTACTCCAAGTACCACGCCAGCAGCACGTAGCAGGTACTAATCCGTATG ATGCCACACCTAATCTGGCCGCCTCATCTGGAACAAATCTTAAAG aGTTGCCGCATCTACTCCAAGTACCACGACAGCAGCACGTAGCAGGTACTAACCTGGATG ATGTTTCACTTGCTCCGAGTGGTCCTCCATTAGGAAACCCAAATCCGGCAG ATGCCACAACTAATCTGGCCGCTTCATCTGGAACAAATCCTAAAG aGTTGCCGCACCAACTCCAAGTACCACGCCAGCAGCACGTAGCAGGTACTAACGCGGATG ATGTTGCACTTGCTCCGAGGGGTCCTTTATTAGGAAACTCAAATCCGGCAG atgccACACCTAATCTGGCCGCTTCATCTGGAACAAATCCTAAAG aGTTGTCGCACCTACTCCAAGTACCACGCCAGCAGCACGTAGCAGGTACTAGCCCGGATG AGGGTTCATCCGCTCCAAATGCTCCTTTATTAGGAAATGCTAACCCAGGCG ATGATCTACCTGTTTCAAGTGGTCCTCCATTAGGAAACCCAAATCCGTCAG ATTCCACACCTAATCTGGTAGCCTCATCTGGAACAAATCCTGAAG agttgCCGCATCTACTCCAAGTACCACGCCAGCAGCACGTAGCAG atGTTTCACTTGCCCCGAGTGCTCTTCCATCTGGAAATCCTAACCCGAATG AGGGTTCATTCGCTTCAAGTGCTCCTTTATTAGGAAATGCTAACCCAGGCG atgaTCTACCTGCTCCGAGTGGTCCTCCATTAGGAAATCCTAATCTGGCCG atgctCCATTAGCTCCAAGTGGATCTCCATTAGAAAGTGCTAACCTGGCCG atGCTCCACCTTCTCCAAATGCTCCTTTATTGGGAAATCCTAACCCAGCTG gcgACCAGAACTCAGTGGCATTAGAAAATATCAAAC aGATGTCCCAGCAACTCCATGTTCGTCGTCATCATCACGTGGCTGGTCCCACCCTTAGCG atgcTTCACCTGGTCCAAGTGCTCCTTCATTAGGAAATTCGAACCTGAGTG gcgACGACAACTCTGTGGCTTTACAAAATATCAAAG
- the LOC126749595 gene encoding proline-rich protein 36-like isoform X43 — translation MPHLLQVRRQQHVASANPDDVSPAPSALSSGNANPNDDLPAPSGPPLGNPNPADAIPNLAASSGTNPKELPHLLQVPRQQHVAGTNPDDVSLASSGSPLGNPNPAGAIPNLAASSGTNPKVLPHLLQVPRQQHVAGTNPYDATPNLAASSGTNLKELPHLLQVPRQQHVAGTNLDDVSLAPSGPPLGNPNPADATTNLAASSGTNPKELPHQLQVPRQQHVAGTNADDVALAPRGPLLGNSNPADATPNLAASSGTNPKELSHLLQVPRQQHVAGTSPDEGSSAPNAPLLGNANPGDDLPVSSGPPLGNPNPSDSTPNLVASSGTNPEELPHLLQVPRQQHVADVSLAPSALPSGNPNPNEGSFASSAPLLGNANPGDDLPAPSGPPLGNPNLADAPLAPSGSPLESANLADAPPSPNAPLLGNPNPAGDQNSVALENIKQMSQQLHVRRHHHVAGPTLSDASPGPSAPSLGNSNLSGDDNSVALQNIKDSLQALTEDIHSLRRFTQKAILKVLSLSKTGFIILTKMLKSGS, via the exons ATGCCTCACCTACTCCAAGTACGTCGCCAGCAGCACGTAGCAAGTGCTAACCCGGACG acGTTTCTCCTGCTCCGAGTGCTCTCTCATCTGGAAATGCTAACCCGAATG atGACCTACCTGCTCCGAGTGGTCCTCCATTAGGAAACCCAAATCCGGCAG atgCCATACCTAATCTGGCCGCCTCATCTGGAACAAATCCTAAAG AGTTGCCGCATCTACTCCAAGTACCACGACAGCAGCACGTAGCAGGTACTAACCCGGATG ATGTTTCACTTGCTTCGAGTGGTTCTCCATTAGGAAACCCAAATCCGGCAG gtgcCATACCTAATCTGGCCGCCTCATCTGGAACAAATCCTAAAG tgttgccgCATCTACTCCAAGTACCACGCCAGCAGCACGTAGCAGGTACTAATCCGTATG ATGCCACACCTAATCTGGCCGCCTCATCTGGAACAAATCTTAAAG aGTTGCCGCATCTACTCCAAGTACCACGACAGCAGCACGTAGCAGGTACTAACCTGGATG ATGTTTCACTTGCTCCGAGTGGTCCTCCATTAGGAAACCCAAATCCGGCAG ATGCCACAACTAATCTGGCCGCTTCATCTGGAACAAATCCTAAAG aGTTGCCGCACCAACTCCAAGTACCACGCCAGCAGCACGTAGCAGGTACTAACGCGGATG ATGTTGCACTTGCTCCGAGGGGTCCTTTATTAGGAAACTCAAATCCGGCAG atgccACACCTAATCTGGCCGCTTCATCTGGAACAAATCCTAAAG aGTTGTCGCACCTACTCCAAGTACCACGCCAGCAGCACGTAGCAGGTACTAGCCCGGATG AGGGTTCATCCGCTCCAAATGCTCCTTTATTAGGAAATGCTAACCCAGGCG ATGATCTACCTGTTTCAAGTGGTCCTCCATTAGGAAACCCAAATCCGTCAG ATTCCACACCTAATCTGGTAGCCTCATCTGGAACAAATCCTGAAG agttgCCGCATCTACTCCAAGTACCACGCCAGCAGCACGTAGCAG atGTTTCACTTGCCCCGAGTGCTCTTCCATCTGGAAATCCTAACCCGAATG AGGGTTCATTCGCTTCAAGTGCTCCTTTATTAGGAAATGCTAACCCAGGCG atgaTCTACCTGCTCCGAGTGGTCCTCCATTAGGAAATCCTAATCTGGCCG atgctCCATTAGCTCCAAGTGGATCTCCATTAGAAAGTGCTAACCTGGCCG atGCTCCACCTTCTCCAAATGCTCCTTTATTGGGAAATCCTAACCCAGCTG gcgACCAGAACTCAGTGGCATTAGAAAATATCAAAC aGATGTCCCAGCAACTCCATGTTCGTCGTCATCATCACGTGGCTGGTCCCACCCTTAGCG atgcTTCACCTGGTCCAAGTGCTCCTTCATTAGGAAATTCGAACCTGAGTG gcgACGACAACTCTGTGGCTTTACAAAATATCAAAG
- the LOC126749595 gene encoding proline-rich protein 36-like isoform X44 gives MGLPRRWSFVLVQVISLYSLCIFNFVDTKAAVVSETPHLLQVPRQQHVVDASPDAVSPAPNAPLSVNPNTDDVTPAANPVGDIPASSAVNPKEMPHLLQVRRQQHVASANPDDVSPAPSALSSGNANPNDDLPAPSGPPLGNPNPADAIPNLAASSGTNPKELPHLLQVPRQQHVAGTNPDDVSLASSGSPLGNPNPAGAIPNLAASSGTNPKVLPHLLQVPRQQHVAGTNPYDATPNLAASSGTNLKELPHLLQVPRQQHVAGTNLDDVSLAPSGPPLGNPNPADATTNLAASSGTNPKELPHQLQVPRQQHVAGTNADDVALAPRGPLLGNSNPAELSHLLQVPRQQHVAGTSPDEGSSAPNAPLLGNANPGDDLPAPSGPPLGNPNLADAPLAPSGSPLESANLADAPPSPNAPLLGNPNPAGDQNSVALENIKQMSQQLHVRRHHHVAGPTLSDASPGPSAPSLGNSNLSGDDNSVALQNIKDSLQALTEDIHSLRRFTQKAILKVLSLSKTGFIILTKMLKSGS, from the exons ATGGGGCTACCTAGAAGATGGTCGTTCGTGTTAGTGCAAGTTATTTCTTTGTACAGTCTTtgcattttcaattttgttgatACTAAAGCAGCAGTTGTGAGTG aaacgCCTCACCTACTCCAAGTACCTCGCCAGCAGCACGTAGTAGATGCTAGCCCAGACG ctGTTTCACCTGCTCCTAATGCTCCTCTATCAGTAAATCCTAACACGGACG atgtcaCACCTGCAGCAAATCCTGTAG GTGACATACCTGCCTCATCTGCAGTAAATCCTAAAG AGATGCCTCACCTACTCCAAGTACGTCGCCAGCAGCACGTAGCAAGTGCTAACCCGGACG acGTTTCTCCTGCTCCGAGTGCTCTCTCATCTGGAAATGCTAACCCGAATG atGACCTACCTGCTCCGAGTGGTCCTCCATTAGGAAACCCAAATCCGGCAG atgCCATACCTAATCTGGCCGCCTCATCTGGAACAAATCCTAAAG AGTTGCCGCATCTACTCCAAGTACCACGACAGCAGCACGTAGCAGGTACTAACCCGGATG ATGTTTCACTTGCTTCGAGTGGTTCTCCATTAGGAAACCCAAATCCGGCAG gtgcCATACCTAATCTGGCCGCCTCATCTGGAACAAATCCTAAAG tgttgccgCATCTACTCCAAGTACCACGCCAGCAGCACGTAGCAGGTACTAATCCGTATG ATGCCACACCTAATCTGGCCGCCTCATCTGGAACAAATCTTAAAG aGTTGCCGCATCTACTCCAAGTACCACGACAGCAGCACGTAGCAGGTACTAACCTGGATG ATGTTTCACTTGCTCCGAGTGGTCCTCCATTAGGAAACCCAAATCCGGCAG ATGCCACAACTAATCTGGCCGCTTCATCTGGAACAAATCCTAAAG aGTTGCCGCACCAACTCCAAGTACCACGCCAGCAGCACGTAGCAGGTACTAACGCGGATG ATGTTGCACTTGCTCCGAGGGGTCCTTTATTAGGAAACTCAAATCCGGCAG aGTTGTCGCACCTACTCCAAGTACCACGCCAGCAGCACGTAGCAGGTACTAGCCCGGATG AGGGTTCATCCGCTCCAAATGCTCCTTTATTAGGAAATGCTAACCCAGGCG atgaTCTACCTGCTCCGAGTGGTCCTCCATTAGGAAATCCTAATCTGGCCG atgctCCATTAGCTCCAAGTGGATCTCCATTAGAAAGTGCTAACCTGGCCG atGCTCCACCTTCTCCAAATGCTCCTTTATTGGGAAATCCTAACCCAGCTG gcgACCAGAACTCAGTGGCATTAGAAAATATCAAAC aGATGTCCCAGCAACTCCATGTTCGTCGTCATCATCACGTGGCTGGTCCCACCCTTAGCG atgcTTCACCTGGTCCAAGTGCTCCTTCATTAGGAAATTCGAACCTGAGTG gcgACGACAACTCTGTGGCTTTACAAAATATCAAAG